Part of the Deltaproteobacteria bacterium genome is shown below.
CCGCCTGCAAAAAGACGGCATACAATATCTTGCTCCGCTCGGTGCAATCTGCGTTTTTTGCATAGATAGCTTCCAGTGCCGTCATTTCTTTTTTTGCATCGCCTGCCATATCAACAACTCCGAGCCCTCCGTTTTTCAAAAAATACGATGCAAAATCAGGCAATGAGGAATCAGCGGCGTCTTTTGCCAATTTCTCCAGTGATTTTGGTTGCAGGCGCTTTCTATAGGAAATTTGCATCTGCGTGGGGAAATAAACGAAATAAAAAAGGCCAAGCGCCAGCATTTCCTGATAGGCATCTGTCCCTTCCAAATATCCTCTTGATTTTAAAATATCCTTCAACGCAAGGATTGTCCTGTCTGTTTTATCCCTGATTTTTTTGTCGCGGTCGGTACCTGCATCGAAGTCATCAAGAACAAAAGACGGTAATGAACCGGTAAGTGTCTTGATGATCCCTACATATTCAGATGCGTGTCCGAATAAATACCTGTAGACCTCCGCCGGTTCCACGCAACCGTCACCTTTTCCTTGCGCGTATTCCGATTCGCCCCGAAACTGCGAATAACCGGAATCAAGTATGGTGTCTGGCAAATTGAGTTGTTGGTATATCCAATCAGCGGAGATTGATTCCCGTTGCCCGTTTGCCGGGTCAGCCTCTTTTTTTCTATTCAGACATTTGACCATAGATTTACTTCCCAACCAGTTTTTCAACGCTTGATGTAAGAATGGCAGACACGTCTTCGTTATATCTCTGTTCCATCAAGACAATTGTGCCGTCCCGCCTGACAAGAAAAATGGACGGGAGCGACGTCTGTTCGCCAAAATAACGCCGCGCAAGCATGTTAAAACGATCCATAACGATTGGGAACGTAATATGATTTTTAGTTACCAGATCACGAATGGCAGGGAAAGCCTCTTCATCCTTATCAATGGCAATTGACACGACCTGTAATCCCCTAGATTTATATTTTTCACTTAATTGCACAAGAACGAGAAGTTCCTTTTTGCAGGACCCGCACCATGTGGCAAAAAAGGAGATCAAAACACCTTTTGTATCGCCATCGGGCTCCTCTCCAACGTAACGACTTAAAGTAAAAGAAGTCATTCCGGCTTCTTGCGGATTATGGAGTTTCATCGGCCCGAACATCGGCGCTTGCTCTCCCACACTTAAGACGGGAGCCGGAGTTCTCGCCGGAGGTTCGTCTCCACCACCCCCTGCCGATTCAGTTGCTCTCCGTTCTTCACCGCTCCCTTTAGGCGTTAAACGTTCAATGGCCGCCTGTATAGCTTTTGAATATCTTTTTTCAACGTCTTTGGGTTCTTCAAGTTCCGCGGACGGGAGAATGCCTGTGTCAAAGGCATAGTTACGGGCATCATCATTGATTTTTTTAGCGGCGGCTGTTTCGCGGATGTAATTTTCAAAAAGTATGAGATCTTGTTGCCGTACAATGTTATCCGCATCCACCTCAAATGGCGTACCAAGCGAAACCGAATTAACACGGGTTTTTGCGGCCTTTAACTGTCTAAGTATCTCGTAGGCCTTTGCCGCCTCTTCTGCCCATCCTCCCCCTGCGGTACACAGAACAGTCACATATGAATCCCGGGCGTCGCTGGTCAAAGCATCCATCAGGATGGCCTTCTTTTTTTCGGCATCAAGAGGCGCTTTTCCGGCACGAACTGCAAAGCGGTCCAACCATGCCAAATGCTTTTCCACATATTTTACAGTTTCATTACCAAAGCCTTCCTTGGTTCTACTTTGAAGTTCACTCAATGCGAATTCATAAAACCTCGCCAATCGATTTTTATATGCGGTCAGGACAGGCTCGCCTATATTTTTCGCTGCTTCCTCGGCGCGATTCAAATCCTCGGAAAAATCACAAAAATTATGGGTACAGATTTCGACATTGTACATGGCACTCACAAAAACAGCCGCTTTGGAAAGCGACATGCCTCCAAGAAAAGGGGTGTTGGATTTTCTTTGAAACCCCAGCGCCTCTTCAATCAGTCTCATGTAAGGATCGCCCTGATCCATCTCTTTTTCTTCCGGGGTAATCTTTATCCCCTCTTTGTCCCATTCCTCCCCGATGTGAATGATTTTTTCTCCCAAATCATAATGATCATTGTCGTTTGCATCTTCGACCCGAGCATGAAAAGGACGAAACGTAACGGAACCTATAAAATCCTCCTTGGGGCCTTGATTGGCCCCTTTGCTATTGTTATCGGCGTTTACTAAAAAAAGTTGCGGAATTTTTTAAAATTTTTTCCTTTTTGAAATCAGGTGCTTAAAACATCAATTTCGCGGGGATTTTCCTGTTATTTTTGTTTTGCGGCTTTCAGGATTTTTTCCAAGCCTTTCAGGATTTCCGGCATTTCAAGGACCTCCGCCGATAACTATGCCGCTGATTTTTTCTTTTTGAAACCAAGACACAATATCTTTTAGGGCAGAAAAAAGAGGGACAAGGGGGCTTTCTTTCTTAAACATGGTATAGTTTTCTCAGACGGTTCCAGCGATTGCGGACTCTGTTTTCGTCCTTTGTCAGCGCTTTTCTCCAGCCAAACCAATCGACAGAAAACATGAGAGAAGCAAGCTGGCGCAACTTCATTATGGGAGAAGTATTTCGCAGTTCTTGGGTCAAAATCCGATTCACTTCCTTCCATCGCTTTAAATAAGCCTTTCCCTCTTTTTTGGTCATGGTATGTTTCACGTCGTAACTTTACTTTATTCCTTTTAATTTCTCAAAGGTTTTCCCGTCATCAGCATGTTTTGCATGCGGGCCTGTGTTTTTTCTTCACCACACAATTTGAGGAAGGTCTCGCGTTCAAGGTCAAGAATGTGTTGTTCATCCGTCACATGAAGTGACGGTTTGTCCCCGCCGCAC
Proteins encoded:
- a CDS encoding TlpA family protein disulfide reductase → MGEKIIHIGEEWDKEGIKITPEEKEMDQGDPYMRLIEEALGFQRKSNTPFLGGMSLSKAAVFVSAMYNVEICTHNFCDFSEDLNRAEEAAKNIGEPVLTAYKNRLARFYEFALSELQSRTKEGFGNETVKYVEKHLAWLDRFAVRAGKAPLDAEKKKAILMDALTSDARDSYVTVLCTAGGGWAEEAAKAYEILRQLKAAKTRVNSVSLGTPFEVDADNIVRQQDLILFENYIRETAAAKKINDDARNYAFDTGILPSAELEEPKDVEKRYSKAIQAAIERLTPKGSGEERRATESAGGGGDEPPARTPAPVLSVGEQAPMFGPMKLHNPQEAGMTSFTLSRYVGEEPDGDTKGVLISFFATWCGSCKKELLVLVQLSEKYKSRGLQVVSIAIDKDEEAFPAIRDLVTKNHITFPIVMDRFNMLARRYFGEQTSLPSIFLVRRDGTIVLMEQRYNEDVSAILTSSVEKLVGK